The sequence below is a genomic window from Gemmatimonadaceae bacterium.
CGGGGCCGACTACGCCAAGCGTTTCGAGGGCCTCTACGCCCAGGTGGCGCGCGCCGAGAAGGTGGGCCTGGTGCCCTTCTTCCTCAAGGGCGTGGCCGACGGCGCGGAGCCGACGCGCCTGTTCCAGCCGGACCGCATCCACCCCACGGCCGAGGCCCAGCCCCTGATGCTGGACAACGTCTGGCCTGAACTGAAAAAGCAACTCTGATGCCCCTCTTCCCCATCGCGGCCGAGGCGGCCCTGCGCGAGCTCGATGCCTTCGACACCATCATCGACGCCCGCAGCGAGAACGAGTACGCCGAAGACCACCTGCCGGGCGCCGTGAACTGGCCCACGCTGAACAACGCCGAGCGCCACACCATCGGCACCACCTACAAGCAGGTCAACGCCTTCGAGGCCAAGAAGCGCGGTGCGGCGCTGGCCGCGCGCAACATCTCGGCGCACATCGAGCGCGAGGTGATCGCCAAGCCGAAGGACTGGAAGCCGCTGACCTATTGCTGGCGCGGCGGCAAGCGCAGCGGCTCGCTGAGCCTGATCCTCAGCGAGATCGGCTTTCGCGTGACGATCATCGAAGGCGGCTACAAGGCCTTTCGCAATGCCCTGCTCGAGGACATCCCGCGCCGGGTGCAGGGACTGGACTTCCGCGTGATCTGCGGCACCACGGGCTCGGGCAAGACGCGGCTGCTGCAGGCCCTGGCCGCCGCCGGCGCGCAGGTGCTGGACCTGGAGGCACTGGCGAACCACCGCAGCTCGGTGCTGGGCGCCATCCCCGGGCAGCCCCAGCCCACCCAGAAGGCCTTCGACACCGCTGTCTGGGACGCGCTGCGCCGCCTGGACCCGGCGCGCCCGGTCTATGTGGAGAGCGAAAGCAAGAAGGTGGGCAATGTGGCCGTGCCCGAGGCGCTGATCACGGCCATGCGCGCCGCCCCCTGCCTGAACCTGGTGCTGCCCGACGAGGAGCGCGTGGCCCTGCTGCTCGAGGATTACGACCACTTTGTCCAGAACCACGAGGCCTTCTGCGAACGCCTGGACGCGCTGACCGAGCTGCGCGGCAAGAAGCTGATCGAAGAATGGAAGGCCGCGGTGCGCGCCGGCCGCACGGCCGACGTGGTGCGCGAGCTGCTGCTCAGCCACTACGACCCGGTCTACCGCCAGTCCATGGGGCGCAATTTCACGCAGTTTGCCCAGGCCCCTGAGCTGCGCCCGCGCGACCGTTCGCTGGCAGCCATGCAGGCCCTGGCGGCGCAGATGCTTCAGAAGTAGCGCAGCAGCAGCCAGGCGATGGCGGCGATGCACGCCAGCAGCGCGGGCAGTGCCACCACGGTGATGGTCCGTTGCCGGCCAAGAGCCTCGCGCTGCAGGCCCACCGACTCGTCGATGCGCTGTTTCGACTGCGCCATCTGCTGTTCGGCCAGTGCACGCTGGGCCTGGACTTGGGCCAGCAGGGCCCGCTGGTCATCGCGAATCTCGCGCAGGGTGGCCAGGATGTCGTCGTCGTGCTGGGAGTTCATGGCGGTGTCGTCGTGGCGGCGGTGGGGAACGGGCCCTCGATGCAGCCCTGGGCGCGCGCCCAGCCCTTGAGGTAGGGCCGGCGCATGGTGCCGGCGGCGATGGCAGCCGTGACCGCCTT
It includes:
- the mnmH gene encoding tRNA 2-selenouridine(34) synthase MnmH; its protein translation is MPLFPIAAEAALRELDAFDTIIDARSENEYAEDHLPGAVNWPTLNNAERHTIGTTYKQVNAFEAKKRGAALAARNISAHIEREVIAKPKDWKPLTYCWRGGKRSGSLSLILSEIGFRVTIIEGGYKAFRNALLEDIPRRVQGLDFRVICGTTGSGKTRLLQALAAAGAQVLDLEALANHRSSVLGAIPGQPQPTQKAFDTAVWDALRRLDPARPVYVESESKKVGNVAVPEALITAMRAAPCLNLVLPDEERVALLLEDYDHFVQNHEAFCERLDALTELRGKKLIEEWKAAVRAGRTADVVRELLLSHYDPVYRQSMGRNFTQFAQAPELRPRDRSLAAMQALAAQMLQK